The following are encoded together in the Phaseolus vulgaris cultivar G19833 chromosome 9, P. vulgaris v2.0, whole genome shotgun sequence genome:
- the LOC137821832 gene encoding protein SLOW GREEN 1, chloroplastic, whose amino-acid sequence MASTSITTFSIYSESQSKFRNLLGHPQIHNRNRPTSILVQPAMVRATLFSTFTCSRTPCTPCLNFSPRRALFKFLSEKVAFFLIGSFLLSGCFSKRAALAEAAPSVSSDVVLEEKVKSAEEKNEEEEEMWEKVLEKDPKNVEALKVALYGKIRRGKSKEAVKFVEDLIAAEPKEVEWRLLLALCYETMGQLSKAKRLFREILKKRPLLLRALHGLAMVMNKNHEGPAIFEMLNKAQELASRENRVTEERNIRILIAQMHAVQGNLEEGLKRLQELIDQDPRDFRPYICQGIIYSLLGKTEEAAQQFETYQSLVPEEFSQRGFLDDVAIAAKKTSREKFNKAFRNQFSYRK is encoded by the exons ATGGCTTCAACTTCAATCACCACTTTCTCCATCTACTCCGAATCCCAATCAAAGTTCCGCAATTTACTAGGCCATCCACAGATTCATAACCGCAACAGACCCACATCAATTCTAGTTCAGCCAGCCATGGTTCGCGCTACCCTTTTCTCGACATTCACTTGTTCCCGTACCCCTTGCACACCTTGTTTGAATTTTTCTCCGAGAAGAGCTTTATTCAAGTTCCTCTCAGAAAAGGTGGCATTTTTCCTCATTGGGTCATTTCTCTTGTCGGGTTGCTTCAGCAAAAGAGCTGCTTTAGCAGAAGCAGCGCCTTCTGTGAGTTCTGATGTTGTGTTGGAGGAGAAGGTGAAGTCCGCAGAAGAGAAAAATGAGGAAGAGGAGGAAATGTGGGAGAAGGTTTTGGAGAAGGATCCGAAAAATGTCGAGGCTCTCAAAGTGGCTTTGTATGGGAAAATTAGGAGAGGGAAGTCCAAGGAGGCTGTGAAGTTTGTGGAGGATTTGATTGCTGCGGAGCCGAAGGAGGTTGAGTGGAGGCTTTTGCTTGCTCTTTGTTATGAGACAATGGGGCAATTGAGTAAAGCTAAAAGATTGTTCAGGGAAATCTTGAAGAAAAGGCCTCTTCTACTCAGAGCTTTGCAT GGTTTGGCTATGGTAATGAATAAAAACCACGAAGGTCCTGCTATATTTGAAATGCTAAATAAGGCTCAAGAGTTAGCTTCTCGTGAAAACAGAGTTACTGAGGAGAGAAATATAAGAATCTTAATTGCACAAATGCATGCTGTACAG GGTAATTTGGAGGAGGGCTTAAAGAGATTGCAAGAATTGATTGATCAAGATCCTCGAGATTTTAGGCCTTATATTTGTCAG GGAATAATATACAGTCTGTTGGGTAAAACTGAGGAAGCTGCACAGCAGTTTGAAACATATCAAAGTCTCGTGCCTGAAGAATTTTCTCAGAGGGGATTTCTGGATGATGTTGCCATAGCAGCAAAAAAGACGTCCCGGGAAAAGTTTAATAAAgcatttagaaatcaattttcttATCGGAAATAG